A genomic region of Caenorhabditis elegans chromosome V contains the following coding sequences:
- the C54E10.3 gene encoding G-protein coupled receptors family 1 profile domain-containing protein (Partially confirmed by transcript evidence) produces MSISVPLISFIDQSMLTDEQTYLDEWQNSSQILFYSVLFVGFFTLLIIFLSFLYIHGKTGKNVHFLPFFSAILAGNFVLLGTLVASVIVENSDVIYDTIPGVWVCKMTAFSVNSSSCFIHWTWVAMYADRFCYIFFPFRFRRHSKFRTKCILCTILLISMCFQLWTPILITGRRLDSQFDNIYCAEDPRFQKHFQLIMVLEVITTFFLPLTLTIFADISVLTWKTKITMVTQNEISSKTSDMGSRKHSHIKIVSENCLRNSLKRRSHDIRRCLISATITMILNFPNYSLQVLDEFFNLRESGSIDVRRMFLRVFKKCF; encoded by the exons atgTCGATCTCAGTCCCACTGATCTCCTTCATTGACCAATCAATGCTCACCGATGAGCAAACCTATCTCGACGAATGGCAAAACTCGTCGCAAATCCTCTTCTACTCGGTACTTTTCGTTGGTTTTTTCACGCTACTTATCATATTTCTAAGCTTTTTGTATATTCACGgcaaaactggcaaaaatgtgcattttctgCCATTTTTCAGTGCGATTTTAGCTGGGAACTTTGTACTTTTGGGTACTTTGGTGGCAAGTGTAATTGTGGAGAATAGCGATGTGATTTATG ACACAATTCCTGGCGTCTGGGTATGCAAAATGACCGCGTTTTCTGTGAATTCATCGTCATGCTTTATTCACTGGACTTGGGTGGCAATGTATGCagat cgtttttgcTACATTTTCTTTCCGTTCCGCTTCCGTCGACACTCGAAATTCCGCACCAAATGCATTTTGTGCACGATTTTGCTGATTTCCATGTGCTTCCAGTTATGGACCCCAATTCTTATCACCGGGAGACGGCTGGATAGTCaatttgataatatttatTGTGCGGAGGATCCGAGGTTTCAAAA acattttcaacTAATCATGGTGCTAGAAGTGATCACCACTTTCTTTTTACCACTAACTCTCACAATTTTTGCGGACATCTCCGTTTTGACGTGGAAAACCAAAATCACAATGGTAACTCAAAATGAGATATCGTCAAAGACAAGTGACATGGGTTCCCGGAAGCATAGTCACATCAAAATTGTCTCGGAAAACTGCTTAagg AACAGTCTAAAACGGCGATCCCATGACATCAGGAGATGTCTCATTTCTGCAACAATCACTATGATTCTAAATTTCCCAAATTACAGCTTACAG GTTCTtgacgaatttttcaatttacggGAAAGTGGGTCAATTGACGTTCGGAGGATGTTTTTGagggtatttaaaaaatgtttttga
- the C54E10.7 gene encoding uncharacterized protein (Partially confirmed by transcript evidence), which produces MYLLQFPIAPLHIYNLTRTANRRQPRQSHQSAPNSARLEPNVPQHIATINHV; this is translated from the exons ATGTATCTTCTGCAATTCCCAATTGCACCACTTCACATATATAACTTAACAAGAACTGCAAATCGGAGACAGCC CCGCCAAAGCCACCAAAGTGCTCCAAACTCTGCCAGGCTGGAGCCCAATGTTCCGCAGCACATTGCCACAATTAATCACGTTTAA
- the C54E10.6 gene encoding Protein MNN4-like (Partially confirmed by transcript evidence), translating to MSEISIKRAHENEKDAEEDMEPATKKIKSDDVTEEQEKPEIVEKAEKVKSMKKEEAGSLKSPPNDEMESEFTHVLNELSKQKETIKKLLDDLRADNKKRKTHNIRTIFQRKD from the exons atgtctgaaatctCCATAAAACGTGCAcatgaaaacgaaaaagatgCAGAGGAAGATATGGAGCCagcaactaaaaaaattaaatctgatGACGTCACAGAGGAGCAGGAGAAGCCTGAAATTGTGGAGAAAGCTGAAAAAGTGAAGAGCatgaaaaaggaagaagctGGCAGCCtgaaat caccACCCAACGATGAAATGGAGTCAGAATTCACACATGTGCTCAATGAGCTCTCAAAACAGAAAGAGACTATCAAAAAACTGCTGGACGATTTGAGAGCGGACAATAAGAAAAGGAAGACACACAATATTAGAAcgattttccagagaaaagattga